The genomic region TCCTAAAACCTGGTACCTACATTACTCACAGTGGAACTGAAACAGTGTGGACATCCGGATGTGCTGTGTTAATAGCCACTAGCACAGTGTTGAGCTGCCAGGCACAAGCAGAGCTGAGTTACACAAGTCTGCTATAACTTGTAATCTTCATTCCCAACCAAGAGCAACTTTTGTCACATATGCAATACTCCTCCAGTAACTCTGTAAAATAACTGGAGTTCCCTTTCAAACACGTTCTTTAGGTCTAAGAATTTCCCCAGACCATGTTCAGGCCACAGTAAATTCTCTAGCTGCACATCTGAGAgggtgtctgtatgtgtgttttcaggcaCATGTGTATGGTAATGCGCGGCGTCCAGAAGATGAACAGCCGCACGGTAACAAGCACCATGTTGGGAATTTACCTAGAGGACCCCAAAACCCGGGAGGAGTTCCTGAGTCTTTCACAGCAAGCCTAACGCCATTTATTGCCATCCTCCATATACTGCCACACATGTAAAGCTCCAGAGTGGAACAGTGGATCTGCATCTGAGTTTactttaagaaaatgaaaacaccaaTAGCAGGAAATATAAAGCTGCTTTTTGATGCAGGATCCAAGCCACTCTAGATGCCACCTCACTGAAGCCTCAAAGATTTCAGTCCTTTTCCTGAAATCCATCATTTGAAATCACTGTGGAGAAAATAAGACAGTCTTTGTGCCTTTGGTAGATATTTTAGTCTTAAACGGCTGTATTGTTGTTGCAAGGTATAAAAACTGAGTGCAATATTGTAATGTGAcagtatttaatttttttctgatgGGAATTTTGGTGCTTTTGCAAAGTCGATCTCTGGAAACTATCCTTGATTTATTACTGCATTTGGAGTCCACTGGTTTTAATAATGTAACAAtctgtgtcatttctaaatTCATTCACAAAGTCTTTctaatatattacatttttaagatACATATCAAATTATATCTGTAGTCCAAATAGTAGAGCTACTGGATGTACtgaacagatatgtttttatCACTGACAACTGTAGCATGTGTTTTCAAGATTCTTTGCTCAAATAAAGGAAATTCACTCATCATGGAGTCAGCAAACTTGCCAGTGGTTCATTGAGGCTGAATGTGCTGAATGCCAACATGTTTATATTGACAATGATGCCATGCAGATGATTAGCAGGCTCAGTGTTTGCAACGTTCCCCACCTTAGTTTGGTGTGTTAGCTTGCTTGCATTTGCTAATAAGTAATACACATTAGGCACGTCTTAGGCTGATAGGATTGTGATTGGTTTCACTGATACTGAATCATAAACCAAAGCATTGGACAAATTAAGCTTTAAAAAGAATAATGATAatcattgttgtttttacattacatGCATTtactgtgacatcacttattTTACAGAGTTATCTCTTATTTGGGAATGAAGACTAcaggttttaaataaatgaattggGGGGTGTAGACTTAGTGAGAATAGCAGACCTCTGTAACCTGCCCCTCAGCTGTGCTTGAGGCTTGAGCTCGAGATTACGTTAACACTATTAACACAGCACACACGAAGATCCACGTTGTTTGTTTCACCGTGAGTAATGTAGATACCTGGTTtagagaaggaagaaggcctAGAACAATGAATCACATACATCAAACTATGGTGATAATTAAAGATGCAAAAAGTCATTGTGGCCTGTAATGAGAAATTTcaacaaaaaacactaaatCAGGAATCAGTGTAAATGGGGATAAAATACTGTTCCCAAATGAACTATAACACAGAATAACAAGAGTAAAAAGGCAGTGACATAAGCACACTAGAGGACCCAATATTATATAACCCCTTATAgttcagtagttgcttcatccaAACATTACATACTGTACGTTACCTGTATTAGCTTGAGACCGATGCTGAGTTTGTGCTGTGGTGCAACAGCATAAATCAGTGAGTCAAAAAAACAAGTATGCACACATGTGGCTTAAGGCCCGAGGGAGAGCAAGGCCTTTAAATATCAACGGAGGAGTTTGTGAACTATAACTTCTATGTCTGACAGTTATTGGTGGGTGGAGGTCAATCCTGACAGCGCAGCACAGTTTTCAAATATGATTAAGCCAGAGTAAACCAATTATAGCAGgtatacaggaaaaaaaatgggtATGTTGTGCGTAAGTGGCTAAAATTATGCCCTTAAAGGCTTCAGACAGAGGTACAAAACACATATGTACTCATATTGGAAGCTTTAATTCACTCAAAAATACAACACTTGATATATTACatgcagaaatattaaaaagcaaAGGATCTAAGTCTGAGCACTGAATttgaaatatacaaaaaaattagAAGAGTCAACTTGAGCAACAGGTGAACAGGTGGTTCATTGAGACAATGTTACCCTGTGTATGGCCACTGTAAAATGTTCCAGTAGCATTATACTCTGTAATAATCTATAATTTGAGACAAATCCATCTCCAGGTTGCTTTCTTTCACTGAGATGGGACGAACGGTGAAAAGTTATACCTGTCTATTACAGGACATTGTGGAAACaagactgaaaagacaaaagcatACTTTAGTCTCATTCTCATATCTGTTACTCGAAGAACTGTTCCCAGATCAGCATGCTGTCACACAGATGTCTGTTTGTAGTTCTTGGTGTCCAAAACTTTCTTTCCACACATTGCGCAGATTCCTTGAGAGACAAAAAagggggaaagaaagaaaataagatgaTAAGTGATGATATCATTCAGGTGCTTCTGACCATTGACACTGAATTAAAACAGTCACGTGTTGGGCTGGAGAATCAAAAACAATGACTTAAAACATATAAACCTATAAATCACTGTAAAGCCAAATGGACCTATAGAACTGCTAATAATTCTCTGTAGCCTTATTATTGCAAGCAATGTCTTTCCCATCGTGTAGTCATGTGATCAGTTATTGATTCAAACATAGAGACTGATCTGATGATGTAGTTTATTTTCCTACAGAGAGTTTGACTCCTCTGTGTAAAAATCTCAAACGTGGTTTCCTCCCCACCTTTTGGGTAATAAAACCCGGTCTCTACAATGGTCTTAGTTACTACATGTTAGTCTAACGGAAACAAAATTGTAGCAGAACATAAAACTAATCAGGATTTGGTGCAGTATAGAGTCCAGTGTGAGTGAGTTTATACCTTTCTTGTATGCACAGCCCTGGCAATAGTGTGACCCGGACTGATGCACTGAGCTCTTGCAGATTCTGCAGGTAGCAAAGCCTGTCTTACTGTAAGGATCAAACCTGAAAGAAATATTACAGAGACGCACCAATATGTTTATCAGCTGTATTGGCAGCAGGACAGCTCTGAATGTTAATGTAAAACAATCAGAGTAGATGGTGATATTCCCTCATAAACCCACCTGGCTTTCTTAGAAGTCAGGATCTTGTTTTCATTAAGCTTACGCCCACCACTCTCTGAACAAAACAGGCAGAAATAACTCCATTAAACATCagcacagttaaaataaaagacaaattagAAAATGTATATAGTAGCCTAATAGTAATATTTTATAGGTGATATAAgaaacaaaatctaaataaaatagAAGAATGTCTCCTGTGggtcaaaataataataatagtaatagtaataaataattgtttttgttaCTACCATTTACAGTGATGACAAATTTATATATCACATTAATAGCAAAAACAACAAGGCCCACTTCACCTGTTGTATTC from Mastacembelus armatus chromosome 19, fMasArm1.2, whole genome shotgun sequence harbors:
- the cript gene encoding cysteine-rich PDZ-binding protein, with translation MVCEKCEKKLGKVITPDTWKDGARNTTESGGRKLNENKILTSKKARFDPYSKTGFATCRICKSSVHQSGSHYCQGCAYKKGICAMCGKKVLDTKNYKQTSV